A stretch of the Gloeomargarita sp. SKYB120 genome encodes the following:
- a CDS encoding VTT domain-containing protein: MVVEEQPKSWSARVVGAVVVVIAFYALSALALRWVGLAPTQEWLAQFGWLSRLVFIALSASSLIVAPLSGSSLYILGGTLFGQHQAYWLSWVATLVGCSVNFWIARCWGRRVVLRLVGPGHVDALDRWFADLETHHSIFYMFLVMHLSQDIVSYALGLTRIPYRDFFIALSLSALTVVGFFIYLGSSVLNWLVGT; this comes from the coding sequence ATGGTGGTTGAGGAGCAGCCAAAGAGCTGGTCGGCACGGGTGGTGGGGGCGGTAGTTGTTGTCATCGCCTTTTATGCTTTGTCGGCTTTAGCGTTGCGGTGGGTGGGCTTAGCGCCGACGCAAGAGTGGTTAGCCCAATTCGGTTGGCTTTCCCGCCTGGTTTTTATTGCCCTGTCGGCAAGCAGTTTGATTGTGGCGCCCTTAAGCGGCAGTTCGCTGTACATCCTGGGGGGAACACTCTTCGGCCAGCATCAGGCGTATTGGTTGAGCTGGGTGGCAACGCTGGTGGGGTGCAGTGTGAACTTTTGGATTGCGCGCTGCTGGGGTCGGCGGGTGGTTCTGCGTCTGGTGGGGCCTGGTCACGTAGACGCCCTTGACCGCTGGTTTGCCGATTTGGAAACCCACCACAGCATCTTCTACATGTTTTTGGTCATGCACTTGTCGCAGGATATTGTCAGCTATGCCCTCGGGCTGACGCGCATTCCCTACCGCGACTTCTTCATAGCCTTGAGCCTGAGCGCCCTAACAGTTGTGGGCTTTTTCATTTACCTGGGAAGCAGTGTGCTGAACTGGCTGGTGGGCACCTAG
- a CDS encoding transcriptional repressor, whose translation MQLYDTADLRAELHQIGCRLTPQREKILKFFQNLPQGNHLSAEDVYQALRQRGENISLSTIYRSLKLMARMGLLRELELAEGHKHYELNQPYPHHHHHLVCVQCNRTIEFTNTSILKTGIKQAEKEGLHLLDCQLTIHAICPEALRRGWPSLLPSNWVCPRALNGTVTGVITQN comes from the coding sequence GGAATTGCATCAAATTGGTTGCCGGTTGACGCCCCAGCGGGAGAAAATTCTCAAGTTCTTCCAGAATTTACCCCAGGGCAATCACTTGAGCGCTGAAGATGTCTACCAGGCCTTGCGGCAGCGGGGGGAAAATATCAGTCTCTCGACCATCTACCGCAGCTTGAAATTAATGGCGCGGATGGGTCTGTTGCGGGAATTGGAACTGGCGGAAGGGCACAAGCATTACGAGCTGAACCAGCCCTATCCTCACCACCATCACCACCTCGTTTGCGTGCAATGCAACCGCACAATTGAGTTTACGAATACGTCCATTCTCAAAACCGGCATTAAGCAGGCTGAGAAGGAAGGATTGCACCTACTGGATTGCCAGTTGACGATTCATGCCATTTGCCCCGAAGCCCTACGGCGCGGTTGGCCATCTCTCTTGCCTAGCAATTGGGTTTGCCCTCGAGCGCTCAACGGCACAGTCACCGGCGTGATTACCCAAAACTAG